The following proteins are co-located in the Dyadobacter chenwenxiniae genome:
- a CDS encoding alpha-glucosidase C-terminal domain-containing protein: MDNNQIVTALFDAVNNNNLDIAGADKKFYTKLVLHAAEIRDLYTQLFSDHPEFSANFAKLIEVLIASHLSRSQDLKDLDHKKHENWYVSNELAGMNVDINHFDDGFGSLPDKLTYFLDLGINVLHLNHFEKDIQEIGAVMHENSMFLMLDLDQTNSAIQDHSDPAAFVSLLTDIFTHANVGVDILQIAVPEFPGIKSQIHTTLQLIKQCLQVTAPGMALAVSSNDPADEVIKFFGEGRYMAKEADFVYNYTQTALQWDALASGQVSAMVEVEAVLLEKPFGTTWITSTRSDHSSGGTLAKLCGFEKAIQERSEVQINMAIQKMLLMQANSFFIGGLPMLSYGDEVADIENDFFTGTKKLLAIRKSLGVVADTKNTRWLPRHNIHIAGFVRNGRENSLFCIFNFSDESAYLTWHSFRYNGFAPEKLYDHWRDEYFEPGNDAEFLVIEPYGFYLLEVIG, from the coding sequence ATGGATAATAACCAAATCGTAACGGCGCTGTTTGACGCCGTGAATAATAACAATCTTGACATTGCAGGCGCAGACAAAAAATTTTACACCAAACTCGTTTTGCACGCTGCCGAAATTCGTGATCTATACACACAACTATTTAGTGATCACCCCGAATTCAGCGCCAATTTCGCAAAACTGATCGAGGTGCTTATCGCCTCACATTTAAGCCGGTCTCAGGATTTGAAAGACCTCGACCATAAAAAGCATGAAAACTGGTATGTCAGCAACGAGCTCGCCGGGATGAATGTGGATATAAACCATTTCGATGACGGTTTCGGTTCTTTGCCAGACAAACTCACCTACTTCCTCGATCTGGGAATCAATGTGCTCCACCTGAATCATTTTGAAAAAGACATTCAGGAAATTGGTGCCGTCATGCACGAAAATAGCATGTTTCTTATGCTAGATTTGGATCAAACTAACTCGGCAATACAGGACCATTCCGATCCTGCGGCCTTTGTATCCTTACTGACAGATATTTTTACCCATGCGAACGTCGGTGTGGATATTCTTCAGATTGCAGTTCCTGAATTTCCGGGAATTAAATCCCAGATCCACACCACGCTCCAGCTGATCAAACAGTGCCTGCAAGTGACTGCGCCGGGCATGGCCTTGGCAGTTTCATCCAATGATCCGGCGGACGAAGTGATAAAGTTTTTTGGTGAAGGACGGTACATGGCCAAGGAAGCGGATTTTGTTTACAATTACACACAAACGGCCCTCCAATGGGACGCACTGGCTTCCGGTCAGGTGTCCGCGATGGTCGAGGTGGAGGCTGTATTGTTGGAAAAGCCATTCGGCACCACCTGGATTACTTCCACGAGGTCCGATCATAGCAGTGGCGGAACACTGGCCAAGCTATGCGGATTTGAGAAAGCCATTCAGGAAAGAAGCGAAGTGCAGATCAACATGGCTATTCAAAAAATGCTGCTCATGCAGGCCAATAGTTTTTTCATAGGCGGACTTCCTATGTTATCTTATGGTGACGAAGTGGCGGACATTGAAAACGACTTTTTTACCGGAACCAAAAAATTGCTTGCGATCAGGAAAAGCCTGGGCGTGGTTGCGGATACCAAAAATACACGCTGGCTTCCCCGGCACAATATCCATATCGCAGGCTTTGTCCGCAATGGTCGTGAGAATTCACTATTCTGTATTTTTAATTTTAGTGATGAAAGCGCCTATCTCACCTGGCATTCATTCCGTTATAATGGTTTTGCTCCTGAAAAACTTTACGACCATTGGCGTGACGAGTACTTTGAACCCGGAAACGATGCCGAGTTTCTGGTGATAGAGCCCTACGGATTTTATCTGCTCGAAGTGATTGGTTAA
- a CDS encoding carbohydrate-binding protein, protein MKKLLLAYFLLTSFSIQAQSHKSLPGKIEAEDYATMNSVGTEATGDTDGGQNVGWIQDGSWMDYDVNATVAGYYTFRFRVANGYSPEAKLSLKSASGEVLGQHVLPQTGGMQNYATVSFVALLPQGNQTLRIFAEKGGFNFNWFEASASRNVSGRIEAEDFDAVSDVRTETTADTDGNLNVSYIDDGDYLDYNIKLAEGGTYTANFRIANSYGSGVIEVRSGNGTLLGQLNVPQTGGWQNWVTVSTQLTLPAGSQVIRIATPQGAFNFNWFEFVTQAEPELGVTIPAQIQAESFDASSNIGTEATTDDGGGENVGRIQDESWMEYKVIAPEQGIYTFSYRVANGYSPEASFALKKSDGMELGRITVPQTGGMQGWRTVNMLAALPAGNETLKIQSLKSGWNFNWFEVKASRPLTGRMEAETFDLASDVRTEATTDTDGGSSVTYIDDADWLDYNVKIAAAGTYTIGFRISNSYGNGLIELKNGAGSILGSVNVPQTGGWNNYSTIRTTVNLPAGSQVLRIYANRGAFNLNWFEITTGTVQEQSTITFGEIGSKGLQDGTFDLVASSNNSESPVTFASSNTAVATVSNATGIWKATLIGAGQTTITASQSASEHYLQAENVSRTLTVTEQTTPTDPIAGAKIILDPKRWYQLTNAANGLDGLFDGNTQADVLTGWGKAIDYYDAYYPLKDGEQITLESVRFFDYTGSTENQPFILSVIDDQWNRIQVATFTGSVYNGWVGPYPDRASNTQFKLDATVSNIRYLVLTIPNLLPTELELYGSYTPAPPSNAPGRTKNIRLKDVLGVNGYEWNFQDGAHTESLVESKVTAAKSFAGFRHYMDWEKLESREGVFSYNPTLSGSWNYDLIYERLKQENIEVLACLKTLPGWMLASYPEGERDSENVPVRYGKDFKDPLSYIEQAKVAFQYVARYGSNLNVDPSLLKVDTIPRWHGDYANTVKIGLDLIKYIECDNERDKWWKGRKGYQTSREYAANISAFYDGHKNTMGPGVGVKNADPNMKVVIAGMVTGPDYLKGMVDWCKEFRGYRPDGSVNLCWDVVNFHLYTDDASSSQSGTSTRGVAPEVGNAYITLDNFVKTSREMSQEMPVWITEAGYDLTQTSPLKAIPIGDKSPMITQADWILRTSLFSARHGIEKVFYYQMYDDNPAWGWMFGSSGLLNDDQSRRPVSDYFVQTKNLFGDYVYKETIHADPVVDRYELNGKSLFILAIPDEVGRTAEYTLNLGEAGVAKVYTPTAGSDNMALQEKTIVDGKVTVTVTETPIFVISSSAQNARTVAAPELISELPLHEDVNVFPNPATDFINIELANENSADVDLKVFDAKTGRLYKDNHVQKSSNKLSHKLNLSNLPIGTYIIEVKQGNQSTFRKVVKVH, encoded by the coding sequence ATGAAAAAACTTTTACTAGCTTACTTTTTACTTACCTCCTTTAGCATTCAGGCACAGTCACATAAGTCGCTTCCAGGTAAGATCGAAGCAGAGGATTATGCAACAATGAACTCAGTGGGCACTGAGGCGACGGGAGACACAGACGGCGGCCAGAATGTTGGCTGGATTCAGGACGGCAGCTGGATGGACTACGACGTCAATGCGACCGTCGCAGGATACTACACATTTCGTTTCAGGGTGGCCAATGGATACAGTCCGGAAGCCAAGCTTTCCCTGAAATCTGCCAGTGGTGAGGTGCTTGGACAGCACGTTTTGCCACAGACAGGCGGCATGCAAAATTACGCCACCGTCAGTTTTGTAGCACTGCTCCCGCAAGGCAACCAGACATTAAGAATTTTTGCGGAAAAAGGAGGTTTTAACTTCAACTGGTTCGAAGCATCCGCGTCGCGGAATGTCTCCGGAAGGATAGAAGCTGAGGATTTTGATGCAGTGAGCGATGTTCGTACGGAAACTACCGCTGATACAGATGGCAATTTGAATGTTAGCTACATTGACGACGGCGATTATCTGGACTACAACATCAAACTCGCCGAAGGCGGCACTTACACAGCGAATTTCCGGATTGCCAACAGTTATGGGTCCGGTGTGATCGAGGTGAGAAGTGGGAACGGAACATTGCTGGGGCAGCTGAATGTGCCGCAAACGGGCGGATGGCAAAACTGGGTAACCGTGAGCACCCAGCTTACATTACCGGCAGGAAGCCAGGTTATCCGCATCGCAACCCCGCAAGGCGCATTCAATTTCAACTGGTTTGAATTCGTTACGCAAGCTGAACCTGAACTTGGCGTCACCATTCCCGCACAAATTCAAGCAGAAAGTTTTGACGCTTCCAGCAATATCGGAACAGAAGCAACCACCGATGATGGCGGCGGCGAAAACGTTGGGAGGATCCAGGACGAAAGCTGGATGGAATATAAGGTAATTGCACCTGAGCAGGGCATTTACACATTCAGTTATCGCGTGGCAAACGGTTACAGCCCTGAAGCTTCTTTTGCATTGAAAAAAAGTGATGGAATGGAATTAGGACGCATTACTGTCCCGCAAACGGGCGGCATGCAAGGCTGGAGAACTGTCAATATGCTTGCAGCATTGCCGGCTGGAAATGAAACCTTGAAAATCCAGTCATTGAAAAGCGGCTGGAACTTTAACTGGTTCGAAGTCAAAGCGTCACGCCCGCTTACTGGCAGAATGGAGGCGGAAACATTCGATCTCGCCAGCGATGTGAGAACAGAAGCGACCACCGACACCGACGGCGGTTCATCGGTCACGTACATTGACGACGCCGATTGGCTGGATTACAACGTGAAGATTGCAGCGGCTGGCACTTATACCATTGGTTTCAGGATTTCAAATAGTTATGGAAATGGGCTAATTGAATTAAAAAATGGCGCTGGCAGCATTCTGGGAAGTGTTAATGTGCCACAAACAGGAGGTTGGAACAATTACAGCACAATCCGTACAACCGTTAACCTTCCGGCGGGGAGCCAGGTCCTGCGCATTTACGCAAACCGTGGTGCTTTTAATCTCAATTGGTTTGAAATCACAACCGGCACCGTTCAGGAACAATCGACAATCACCTTTGGCGAGATTGGCAGTAAAGGTTTGCAGGATGGAACATTTGATCTTGTTGCAAGCAGCAACAATAGTGAGTCACCCGTTACATTCGCTTCTTCCAACACCGCAGTTGCAACTGTCTCCAACGCAACGGGCATTTGGAAAGCTACACTTATCGGAGCAGGACAAACAACGATAACCGCCTCGCAGAGCGCAAGCGAGCATTATCTCCAGGCGGAAAATGTAAGCAGAACTTTGACGGTTACTGAACAAACCACGCCTACCGACCCCATTGCAGGAGCCAAAATTATCCTTGATCCAAAACGCTGGTATCAGCTAACCAATGCTGCCAATGGATTGGACGGGCTTTTTGACGGAAACACGCAAGCCGATGTACTCACCGGCTGGGGCAAAGCCATTGACTATTACGACGCTTACTATCCGCTTAAAGACGGCGAGCAAATTACATTGGAAAGCGTCAGATTTTTCGATTACACCGGCTCGACTGAAAACCAACCGTTTATTCTGTCCGTTATCGATGACCAGTGGAACCGCATTCAGGTGGCAACATTCACAGGATCGGTTTATAATGGCTGGGTAGGCCCTTACCCGGACAGAGCTTCCAATACACAATTCAAGCTGGATGCAACTGTCTCCAACATTCGCTATCTTGTTTTGACGATCCCAAATTTGCTTCCTACCGAGCTGGAACTCTATGGAAGTTACACGCCGGCGCCGCCTTCCAATGCGCCCGGACGCACGAAGAACATTCGATTGAAAGACGTTTTGGGTGTTAATGGCTATGAATGGAATTTCCAGGACGGCGCGCATACTGAATCGCTTGTGGAATCCAAAGTAACTGCCGCCAAAAGTTTTGCAGGTTTCAGACATTATATGGATTGGGAAAAGCTCGAATCCAGAGAAGGTGTTTTTTCCTACAACCCAACATTAAGCGGGAGCTGGAATTATGACTTGATCTACGAAAGATTAAAACAGGAAAATATTGAAGTGCTAGCGTGCCTCAAAACGCTTCCCGGCTGGATGTTAGCTTCCTATCCGGAAGGAGAAAGGGATTCTGAGAATGTGCCGGTGCGCTATGGAAAGGATTTCAAAGACCCGCTTTCCTATATTGAGCAGGCCAAAGTCGCGTTTCAGTATGTTGCGCGCTATGGCAGCAATTTGAATGTTGACCCCTCATTGTTAAAAGTCGATACGATTCCCAGATGGCACGGTGATTATGCCAACACGGTGAAGATAGGTCTTGATTTAATTAAATACATTGAATGCGATAATGAGCGTGATAAATGGTGGAAAGGCAGAAAAGGTTATCAAACCTCGCGCGAATATGCAGCCAACATTTCCGCATTTTATGATGGACATAAAAACACAATGGGTCCTGGCGTGGGTGTGAAAAATGCTGATCCAAACATGAAGGTAGTGATCGCAGGGATGGTAACTGGTCCGGATTATCTGAAAGGCATGGTTGACTGGTGCAAAGAATTCAGAGGATATCGTCCTGACGGCAGCGTAAACCTTTGCTGGGATGTTGTGAACTTCCACCTTTATACGGATGACGCTTCGTCAAGCCAAAGCGGCACCTCCACCCGCGGAGTCGCTCCTGAGGTTGGAAATGCGTATATAACGCTTGACAACTTTGTAAAAACATCTAGAGAAATGTCACAGGAAATGCCGGTTTGGATCACGGAAGCAGGTTATGATCTAACGCAGACCAGCCCGTTGAAGGCGATTCCGATAGGTGACAAATCTCCAATGATAACACAAGCTGACTGGATCCTGCGCACGTCGCTATTCTCGGCCCGCCATGGCATTGAGAAGGTTTTCTATTATCAGATGTATGACGATAACCCTGCGTGGGGATGGATGTTCGGGTCTTCCGGTTTATTGAATGATGATCAGTCCCGAAGGCCTGTTTCGGATTATTTTGTTCAAACAAAAAACCTTTTCGGTGATTATGTTTATAAAGAAACGATTCACGCTGATCCGGTTGTGGATCGTTATGAGCTCAATGGGAAATCACTTTTTATCCTCGCGATCCCTGATGAAGTTGGCCGTACTGCTGAGTACACCCTGAATTTAGGTGAAGCTGGCGTTGCAAAAGTTTACACGCCAACGGCAGGAAGCGATAACATGGCCTTGCAGGAAAAAACCATTGTAGACGGGAAAGTAACGGTTACAGTAACGGAAACACCCATTTTTGTGATTTCTTCAAGTGCGCAAAATGCCCGGACAGTAGCAGCGCCTGAACTGATCAGCGAATTGCCCCTGCATGAAGATGTAAATGTCTTCCCGAATCCAGCCACAGATTTTATCAACATTGAACTGGCCAATGAGAACAGCGCCGATGTGGACTTAAAAGTTTTTGATGCAAAAACAGGAAGACTTTATAAAGACAATCATGTCCAGAAGTCATCAAACAAATTGTCTCACAAGCTCAATCTATCGAATTTACCGATAGGCACCTACATTATTGAAGTGAAGCAGGGAAATCAAAGCACGTTCCGCAAGGTTGTCAAAGTGCATTAA
- a CDS encoding GlxA family transcriptional regulator has translation MIQLGLLITNKHRLLSVAAVLDVFESANMFYEREHGVPFFNIKLFSPDVNPQQFYGAYEISSVTAAEQQNLILVPAFGAGDLKASIAKNQACIPWLWDQYKNGAEIGSFCTGAFLLAAAGLLNGKEATTHIDAAMALASNFPEVIMKSDAVVTDDHGIYTSGGATSSFHLMLYLIQRFCGKELTLRTAKMFAIDMDREQQTYFGTFSPSLDHGDGLVNMAQKKIEKEYQEGSTIEALIQDIPASRRNVVRRFKQAVGVTPIEYLQRTRIEAAKKLLAQTDQSVLEVMLNSGYNDLKSFRQLFKKSTGVTPKEYRDKFNISRLDGSRMANRVAAHTGHRII, from the coding sequence ATGATACAGTTAGGTCTTTTGATAACAAATAAGCATCGTTTGCTAAGTGTAGCCGCTGTCCTGGACGTTTTTGAATCAGCAAACATGTTTTATGAGCGGGAGCACGGAGTTCCCTTCTTTAATATAAAACTTTTCTCGCCTGATGTCAATCCACAGCAGTTTTACGGAGCATATGAAATTAGTTCGGTAACTGCTGCCGAGCAGCAAAATTTAATATTAGTGCCGGCATTCGGCGCGGGTGACTTGAAGGCATCCATCGCAAAAAACCAGGCCTGCATTCCCTGGCTTTGGGATCAGTATAAAAATGGGGCCGAGATTGGAAGCTTCTGTACAGGTGCTTTCTTACTTGCCGCGGCTGGATTATTGAACGGAAAGGAGGCGACAACACATATTGACGCCGCCATGGCCCTGGCTTCCAATTTTCCGGAAGTGATTATGAAAAGCGATGCAGTTGTGACGGATGATCATGGAATTTACACAAGCGGCGGCGCAACAAGCAGCTTTCATTTAATGCTCTATCTGATCCAAAGGTTTTGCGGAAAAGAGCTGACCCTTCGCACCGCCAAGATGTTCGCGATAGATATGGACCGGGAGCAGCAAACTTATTTCGGGACCTTTTCGCCTTCGCTGGACCATGGCGACGGGCTGGTAAATATGGCCCAGAAAAAAATTGAAAAAGAATATCAGGAAGGCAGCACCATTGAGGCTTTGATTCAGGATATTCCTGCAAGCAGGCGCAATGTGGTGCGGCGGTTTAAGCAGGCCGTTGGCGTCACACCTATTGAATATTTACAAAGGACGCGCATCGAAGCGGCCAAAAAACTGCTTGCCCAAACAGACCAGAGCGTGCTGGAAGTGATGCTGAACTCAGGTTATAATGATTTGAAATCGTTTCGGCAGCTGTTTAAAAAGAGTACTGGTGTTACGCCGAAAGAATATCGGGATAAGTTTAACATTTCCAGGCTGGATGGAAGCCGAATGGCGAACCGTGTGGCAGCCCACACGGGGCATCGTATTATTTGA
- a CDS encoding DUF1579 domain-containing protein yields the protein MSKSKFEISLESGVHQQLQSLIGNWKGTTKTWFEPGVLADESPMEGTIRSILGGRFVLHEYKGSLTDQSFEGIAIYGYDVPNNNFQSAWIDSIHMGTRIMLSSGAPTASGFSVLGSYGGPDIPAPWGWRTTVVLPDNDNLIITAYNISPEGQEDKATETVYKRIG from the coding sequence ATGAGCAAATCAAAATTCGAAATATCCTTGGAATCAGGCGTTCACCAACAACTGCAATCCCTGATCGGAAACTGGAAAGGGACTACAAAAACCTGGTTCGAGCCGGGAGTTCTGGCAGATGAATCGCCTATGGAAGGAACCATTCGCTCTATACTCGGGGGCAGGTTCGTCTTGCACGAATACAAGGGATCGTTAACAGATCAGTCCTTCGAAGGCATTGCCATTTACGGCTACGATGTTCCGAATAATAACTTCCAGTCTGCCTGGATCGACAGTATTCACATGGGCACCAGAATCATGTTATCCAGCGGCGCACCCACGGCATCCGGTTTTTCCGTACTTGGCAGTTACGGTGGCCCGGATATCCCGGCACCCTGGGGCTGGCGAACCACCGTAGTACTTCCCGATAATGATAACCTCATCATCACAGCATACAACATTTCCCCGGAAGGCCAGGAAGACAAAGCCACAGAGACGGTTTACAAGCGGATTGGATAG
- a CDS encoding M23 family metallopeptidase, which yields MKYLIRLLIVAMVVGFAVSCKPVPVSHWFPVTPREHYEKELYKAKTEKTAAGQTWFRVGDAVLNDSLFSVAPYQERFFLGDSVPAQAIRLKIPEGRRLVITPSREPNDTSAHFFMELYKIKRNGKPQRLDYITDKSQTLTYTNVDNDTLLLRLQTGLNERTAVSLALTTDPALGFPVSGHSMSSVISFWGADRDGGIRSHEGIDIRAKRGTPVVAAQNGFVTQTGTNNLGGKIVFLSAISSPYSLYYAHLDSQLVSVGERVVVGDTLGLVGNTGNAITTAPHLHFGIYARGSGAVNPLPFIDHRKEKVPGLPEQSRWLGDTVRIRRKANLYVSPQFEKSGQIASLPVNTLVRISGEMAKGFRVELENGTKGYIPTVPLESYSKQLSSN from the coding sequence ATGAAATATCTCATCCGGCTTTTGATTGTGGCGATGGTTGTGGGTTTTGCCGTTTCGTGTAAGCCTGTGCCGGTTTCGCATTGGTTTCCGGTGACGCCACGGGAACATTACGAGAAAGAGCTTTATAAAGCAAAAACGGAGAAAACAGCGGCTGGGCAAACCTGGTTTAGGGTCGGTGATGCTGTTTTGAATGATTCATTGTTTTCGGTCGCACCTTATCAGGAGCGATTTTTCCTGGGCGATTCTGTGCCTGCGCAGGCGATCCGATTGAAGATCCCGGAAGGAAGGAGACTGGTCATTACCCCTTCCCGGGAGCCGAATGATACGTCTGCACATTTCTTTATGGAACTGTATAAGATCAAGCGCAACGGCAAGCCGCAGCGACTCGATTACATTACGGATAAATCGCAAACATTGACCTACACAAATGTCGATAACGACACATTATTGCTCCGCTTGCAAACTGGCTTAAACGAAAGAACAGCCGTTTCACTCGCACTGACCACCGATCCGGCATTGGGTTTCCCCGTTTCCGGCCACAGCATGTCATCTGTGATCAGTTTCTGGGGTGCCGACCGCGATGGTGGGATTCGCTCGCATGAGGGAATTGATATACGGGCAAAACGAGGAACACCCGTTGTTGCAGCTCAAAACGGCTTTGTAACACAGACCGGCACCAATAATTTGGGAGGAAAAATTGTGTTTCTCTCCGCTATCAGCAGTCCTTATTCGCTGTACTATGCACATTTGGACAGTCAGCTCGTCTCGGTAGGGGAACGCGTAGTGGTGGGCGACACACTCGGGTTGGTTGGAAATACGGGCAATGCGATTACAACAGCGCCGCATTTGCATTTCGGGATTTACGCGCGTGGCTCAGGAGCGGTAAACCCTCTGCCATTTATTGATCATCGCAAAGAGAAAGTTCCCGGCTTGCCGGAGCAGTCGCGCTGGCTGGGCGACACGGTTCGTATCCGGCGGAAAGCCAATCTATATGTTTCTCCACAGTTCGAGAAATCAGGTCAGATCGCTTCCCTGCCCGTAAATACATTGGTCAGGATATCAGGCGAAATGGCCAAAGGTTTCCGAGTAGAACTGGAAAACGGGACAAAGGGATACATTCCAACGGTGCCGCTGGAATCTTACTCAAAACAACTCTCTTCGAATTGA
- a CDS encoding tetratricopeptide repeat-containing sensor histidine kinase has translation MKLIYRTALLIFIYAHASAQSGDAILKKIRESKEDTNRVLAYIEYGNLLENQNLDSAGKYYLKAEALSQKLNYPTGKFKFRSNYTYILNLQGKFEQGLKLNKESLEIAQKMKHQVNIGKSFANIATSYVYMGNFTEAIKYYQRSADQFEKLGMKEFLPRLYISIGSAFEHANLFNKSLVYKQKALQLARPMKDSLQLADILTNLGGCYFNLKRYKEGLAVYNEGLAVAQKIKSDIFVVQAYGGLCRVNRGLKKLDVAREYGEKGLDLARKSGNVFLEMECLRALMFVAEDSNQPELSAKYTREALKIAEANEMTDHLVELYEDYATDLARENNYKGAYDYLMKYTIMNDSIQGLDIQKQLQELDTKYLTAQKEKQIVTLEKEKQTRNTLIYSLIAGLVVFALIAVLVYRNIAIRKRIAEQEVLQLQQEKQLVATNSILKGQEEERTRVARDLHDGLGGLLSGIKLTLNSVKGNVILPEESAMTFTRALTQLDGAINEMRRVAHSMMPETLVRFGLIEALNDFCEGISASGQLKVVMQDFGFDERLDSSIEIVLYRVVQELLNNVLKYAEATEAQVQLTRIGNNVSLTVEDNGKGFDINSLETSKGAGFRNVQARVDYLNGKLDIQSTPEEGTSVLVEIVV, from the coding sequence ATGAAATTAATTTACAGGACAGCCCTACTCATTTTTATTTATGCTCATGCAAGCGCCCAAAGCGGGGATGCTATTTTGAAAAAAATCAGGGAAAGTAAAGAAGATACAAACCGGGTGCTGGCTTACATTGAATACGGCAATCTACTGGAAAACCAGAATCTCGACAGCGCCGGCAAATATTATTTGAAAGCAGAAGCATTAAGCCAAAAGCTGAACTATCCCACTGGGAAATTTAAATTCCGCTCCAATTATACCTATATCCTGAACCTCCAAGGGAAATTTGAGCAGGGACTTAAACTCAACAAAGAGAGCTTGGAAATTGCGCAAAAGATGAAACATCAGGTTAACATAGGAAAAAGCTTTGCCAATATCGCGACCAGCTATGTTTATATGGGCAATTTCACGGAGGCCATTAAATATTACCAGCGATCGGCAGACCAGTTTGAGAAGTTGGGAATGAAGGAATTTTTGCCAAGACTCTACATTAGCATCGGGTCCGCATTTGAGCATGCCAATCTTTTTAATAAATCATTGGTATACAAACAAAAAGCATTGCAATTGGCCCGCCCCATGAAGGACAGCCTCCAACTGGCCGACATTTTAACCAATCTCGGAGGCTGCTATTTCAATTTGAAGCGCTATAAGGAAGGTTTAGCAGTATATAATGAAGGCCTTGCAGTGGCGCAAAAGATTAAGTCTGACATTTTTGTAGTGCAGGCTTACGGCGGACTCTGCCGTGTGAACCGGGGTTTGAAAAAGCTGGACGTTGCAAGAGAATATGGGGAAAAAGGCTTGGATTTGGCAAGAAAATCGGGCAATGTGTTTCTGGAAATGGAATGTTTGCGGGCACTCATGTTCGTTGCCGAAGACAGCAACCAGCCCGAGCTCTCTGCCAAGTATACCAGGGAAGCGCTCAAAATTGCAGAAGCCAACGAAATGACGGACCATTTGGTGGAGCTGTACGAAGACTACGCAACCGATCTGGCGCGCGAAAACAATTACAAGGGCGCGTATGATTATCTGATGAAATACACGATCATGAATGACTCGATCCAGGGGCTTGACATTCAAAAGCAATTGCAGGAATTGGATACGAAATATCTGACTGCCCAAAAGGAAAAGCAGATCGTCACGCTGGAAAAAGAGAAACAGACACGTAATACATTAATTTACAGCCTTATAGCTGGCTTGGTCGTATTTGCACTGATAGCAGTTTTAGTTTACAGAAACATTGCGATCCGTAAGCGGATCGCCGAACAGGAAGTTTTACAATTGCAGCAGGAAAAACAGCTGGTAGCCACAAATTCAATTTTGAAGGGCCAGGAAGAAGAACGCACCCGCGTAGCCAGAGACTTGCATGACGGTCTCGGCGGATTATTATCTGGTATCAAATTAACTTTAAATTCCGTGAAAGGAAATGTAATTCTGCCCGAGGAAAGCGCTATGACCTTTACCCGGGCACTCACACAACTTGACGGCGCGATCAACGAAATGCGCCGCGTGGCACACAGCATGATGCCCGAAACATTGGTCCGCTTTGGCCTGATCGAAGCGCTCAACGATTTTTGCGAAGGCATTAGCGCTTCCGGCCAGCTAAAAGTGGTTATGCAGGACTTCGGCTTCGATGAACGCCTCGATTCATCCATTGAAATTGTGCTTTACCGCGTCGTGCAGGAGCTTTTAAATAATGTGCTTAAATATGCGGAAGCAACGGAAGCGCAGGTGCAGCTTACCCGGATTGGCAACAATGTGAGCCTCACTGTGGAAGACAACGGTAAAGGTTTTGATATAAACAGCCTGGAAACCAGCAAAGGAGCAGGTTTTAGAAATGTGCAGGCCCGGGTTGATTACCTGAATGGCAAGCTCGACATTCAATCCACACCCGAAGAGGGCACATCAGTGCTGGTAGAAATTGTCGTATGA
- a CDS encoding response regulator has protein sequence MSVKILIVDDHPLVLEGLKSLLSESEGISVVGTATNAIDAIAFLKSNEVDLAFLDINLPDISGIELCKKVKDQFPEVKTLALSTFSERAYVSRMIQNGASGYLIKSSSKEEILEAIQQVQAGGYFMNVNFDQAAAPAPKTIPFLTRREKEVLILIAEGLTNPQIADKLFISVTTVNSHRQNLLMKFEVSNTASLIKLAAGLGLI, from the coding sequence ATGAGTGTCAAAATCCTGATTGTAGATGATCACCCTCTGGTTTTGGAAGGCCTGAAATCGCTTCTTTCCGAAAGTGAGGGCATATCGGTCGTAGGCACCGCCACGAATGCCATTGACGCCATTGCATTTCTCAAATCCAACGAAGTCGATCTGGCTTTTTTGGACATTAACCTGCCCGATATCAGCGGCATTGAGCTTTGCAAGAAAGTAAAGGATCAATTCCCGGAAGTGAAAACGCTTGCATTAAGCACATTCAGCGAGCGGGCTTATGTTTCGCGCATGATCCAGAATGGTGCTTCGGGATATCTGATCAAGAGTTCGAGCAAGGAAGAGATCCTGGAAGCCATTCAGCAAGTTCAGGCTGGTGGTTACTTCATGAATGTCAATTTCGATCAGGCCGCCGCGCCTGCGCCAAAAACAATCCCGTTCCTGACCCGCCGCGAAAAAGAAGTCCTGATCCTCATCGCCGAAGGCCTCACCAACCCCCAGATCGCCGATAAACTATTCATAAGCGTCACCACAGTAAACAGCCACCGTCAAAACCTGTTAATGAAGTTTGAAGTTTCAAATACCGCCTCGCTGATAAAGCTAGCAGCGGGGTTGGGGCTGATTTGA